The genomic region ATGTGCAAATATCCCGAGGACTAGCGCAAAAGCCTCCGGAACTAGCGCAAATCCTCGTGGGAAATGTTCAAATCGACAAGGGAAATGATCAAATCGAGCAATGCCTGAGAAAAAAACGGGTGAGGCATGGACAGGGAAGTGGCGCAAACCCGAGGAAAGTGCGATTCGTGGAAGTGGCGCAAAAAACTGCGGGAAATAGTCATATATCTTGGGAAATGTGCAAATATCCCGAGGACTAGCGCAAAAGCCTCCGGAACCAGCGCAAATCCTCGCGGGAAATGATCAAATCCCCATGGGAAATATGCAAAACCTATTTTCGAAAGCCTCACTCCTAAGAGGAAAGGAGCAAATCCGCAGTATTTGGTCCATAAAATCTCACCTTTTACTAAAAAATGAATCAATTATTCTATTATTTTATAAAAAATGGAGGATATAACTATGCGTGAAGTGGTTATTGTAGGGTATGCAAGAACACCGATAGGAGATTACTTCGGTAGCTTAAAAGATGTAACGGCTGTTGAATTAGGTGTGACAGCTTTAAAAGCAGCAATCGAAAGAGCTGGTGTACAGCCTGAAGATATCGAGGAAGTGGTCGGCGGTCATATTTATCAAGCAGGTTGCAAAGGAAATACTGCGCGCCAAGTGGCCTTAGGGGCGAATTGTCCAGTAGAAACCGTTGCGTCAACAATTAACCAACAATGTGCTTCTTCATTGCGCGCTACCGAAATTTTGTCACAAGAAATGATGCTAGGGAAAGTGGGAGTAGGAGCAGCGATTGGGTATGAGAGTATGACAAATGTTCCGTATTTACTACCAAAAGCAAGAAGCGGATACCGAATGGGAAATGGGGAATTAGTCGATTCCTTACTAAATGACGCATTAATTGATGCATTCCAAGGTTATCATATGGGAATTACAGCGGAAAATTTAGCGGAGCAATACGGAATTTCTCGAGAAGAACAAGATCAATATGCTTTACTTAGTCATGAGAGAGCCTCCACCGCAATGAAAGAGGAGAAATTCAAGCAAGAAATCGTTCCAGTCGAAATCAAAACGCGAAAAGGTATGGTTACGATTGACCAAGATGAACATCCAAACCCAGAATTGAGTTTAGCAACTTTAGAAGCTTTACGTCCTGCATTTAAAAGAGACGGCACGGTGACAGCGGGGAATGCGTCAAGTCTAAACGATGGGGCTTGCGCGCTGATTTTAATGACAGCGGATAAGGCGGAAGAATACGGACTTAAACCATTAGCACGCATTGTCGCATCGGCATCTGCTGCCGTCGCCCCTGAGGTGATGGGAATTGGTGTGGTACCGGTCGTGGAAAAAGCGTTAAATTACGCGAACCTAAACAAAGAGGATATCGGGTACTGGGAACTAAATGAAGCCTTCGCTGCTCAATTTTTGGCCGTAAATCGCGAATTAAAATTAGATCTTGACAGAGTCAATGCGAATGGTTCAGGTATCTCCCTAGGCCACCCAGTCGGTTCAACCGGCATCCGCCTACTCATTTCGCTCATAAACGAAATGCAAAGACGCGGTGTACAATATGGCTGTGCCTCCCTTTGTAGTGGAGGAGGACCGGCAGCTGCAATGATTATTGAAAGATTGTAAATTAGGGACAGGTTCCTTCCTACTCGACCATCCAAAAGTGGAGGGGGCTTTCGAATATTTTCACCATACAAAATAAAAATCGCCTAATGATTTTCGCAAAGATCATTAGGCGATTTTATGTCCATTCTCAATTTCATTTGCCCAGAAAAAAAGATCAGACCGTCATCACATTGACGCTTTAGTGAACTGCTTGACTGCCCTCGGGACATTGATGCTTTAATGTGGTCCAGTAACCGCCCCTGTTCACATTAATACCTTAATGGAGTACAGGACGCATCTTGTTCAGATTAACGCTTTAACGTAATTAAGGACCACACCTTATCCACATTAACGCTTAAACGGAATGACAAGCCCCCCTCGTTCAGAATTAACGCTTTAATGTAATTAAGGACCACGCCTCGTTCAGATTAACGCTTAAACGGAATGACAAGCCCCCCCTCATTCAGATTAATGCTTTAACGTAATGTAGGGATACCCCTATTCACAATGCCACATTAAAGAAATACAGCAACACCTCCTTTAAACTGCATGACTGCCCCCATTCACATTCATAACGAATCGAGGGGCTGACTCCCATTCTTGACGGGTAGGGAGAATTCCTGTTATTCTAAGCCCGTCGCTTAGTCCTGTCATGAAGGCGGGTTAGTAACTAGATGATCCGCCCCCTGATAGTAGGAGGGGTTTTTTGAAAACGATTGTAAGAAGGATTAGAACTTTAACTAATAAGCAAATGAGTCTGTATATTCTCATAGGTCTTTGTTCGGTTGTTACGCTTTACTGGGTTCATCATAATTATTCCTTTTATGAACGTCCGATTGCTAAAGTCGTTCAAACCGATCTAGTTGATACAACTGATGTTGAGGATATGTTTCAGCATCAAGATCGCCTATTTACACAGCAGATAGTGGCGGAATTAAAGAATGGAGAGGAGAAAGGGCGGCTCATCCATTTAACGAATGAGTATTCTTCCTCTGGGGCTTATGATCAACCATATCGTGTTGGGAATGAATTATTTGTTTCGATTGAAAAGAACAATGTTGAACAAGGGGAATTAACGGGCAATATCGAGGATGTAAAACGTGATAAATATGTGGTGTTTGTATCCTGGATTTTTATCTTTACTTTACTGATTGTTGGAAAAAAGCAAGGGGTCTTTTCCATCATCAGCTTAATTGTCAATGCCGTCTTGTTATCCTATGCATTAGATGTCTATATCCACACTTCCAACATCAGTTTGGTATGGATATGCGGTGTAACTGCTATTCTATTTACAGTGATTTCTTTGTTACTCGTGAATGGGTTGAATGAAAAGACATATGCTGCGATTGTTGCGACCCTTTTGTCTACTTTTATTTCCCTATTGATTACCTATTTGGTTATGAAATTCACTGCAGAGAAAGGTCTTCGCTATGAAGAGATGCAGTTTTTAACTCGTCCTTATAAAATGGTCTTTATGGCGGGGTTATTAGTGGGGTCTTTGGGGGCCATTATGGATGTAGCCATTACGATGTCCTCTTCGATCTTTGAGTTATATGAAAAAAATAAACAAATCGCTACTAATGCATTAAAGGCATCGGGAATGGAAATTGGAAAGGATATTATGGGGACGATGACCAATATATTGTTTTTCGCTTACATTAGTGGTTCGATTCCCGTCCTTATTTTATATTTAAAAAACCATTCCCCAGTAAGTTTTACCCTTTCCATGAATCTTTCATTGGAATTAGCTCGGGCTTTAGCGGGGGGAATCGGGATTGTACTAACGATTCCAATTGGTCTTTATATTACGCTGTTTTTCATTAACCGAAAGAGGGCAAAGTCATGAATGTATTAGTATGTCTAGCAGGGATTTTATTTTTATTAATGATCGTAATAGGGGGAAAAAAAGGAGTACGCTCTTTTATTGCGCTATTTTTAAACTTTGGGGTGCTGTTTTTCACCGTTGTATTCATGACAAATCCAAATGCGAATCCGATTATCATTACCTTAGTCGCTAGTGTAGTAATTAGTTATATCAACTTATTTTATATAAATGAAGTGAATGTGAAGACGAAAATGGCCTTCCTTTCGACAATGATGACCATCGTTGTTTTGTTTTTATTTATTATCAATGTGTCCAAAAAGGCAATGATTCAAGGTTTTGGTGAAGAGGAAATCGAGGAACTGAGCGTCTTTTCTCTTTATCTTGGGGTTGATTTTGTAAAAATTGGAGCGGCTGTCATCATCATGAGTACAATTGGGGCTCTTACCGACGCGGCTATTGCGATTTCATCTCCTATGAGCGAAGTATTAAAACATAATCCAATGATCAGTAGAAAAGAATTATTTCAATCTGGAATCAACATCGGAAGGGATATTCTGGGGACAAGTGCAAATACATTATTTTTTGCCTTCTTTGGTGGGTATATGGCTTTGCTTCTATGGTTCAAAGATTTATCATATCCTGCTGGCGAAATTGCCAATTCAAAAATTTTCAGTGCCGAAATCATCACCATCTTGATTGCTGGAACGGGAGTGGCTTTAATCATTCCGATTACCTCATGGATTACCGCTTATTTCTTAGTGTCAAAAGGGCGAAAAAGAAAAAAAGGGGATAATCCTCCAGTCCATTAATGTTTGAATGGAACGGGGGACTGTCCCCTTCACTATTTCGCGATGAAATAGTGAACTAAATAATCAGCCCAGAGCTTATGTCCCTTTTCATTTGGGAGATTGTCCTCTGTCACATAATCTTTGATGTCTTCACTTTGACCATCAGGCCATTTGCCCCAGTGATCGAGGTAAGGAAATTTTTCCTCTTTTGCAAATTGCATCAAATCTCTCACATTCCCTGGATAATAGGTTGCGTTATAGATGGGATTCGCTGGTTGTAAGATGAGAACGACATGTTTATTTCCCTTCTTTAATGCTTCCATAAAAATTCGAATATTTTCGTGATGATCTTCCATTCGAATCAATCCTGTATCTTTTAATGTAAAGGGTTCAAATAAAACGAGATCAGGTTTTTCTTCCACGATTTTTTCATATGCGTGATCTTGAATAAACTGAAGAGAAGTCAAATCAAATGAGTGAATCGATACGTCGATAGTGCCTTCAAATGCTTCCTCCAGTTCTTTTTTTACTTTTACAGACCACCCATTCTCATCTTTTCCTACAACATTTGATCCGACAATGGCGATCTTGTACGTTTTCCCTGAAGCTAAAGCAGAAGAAAAAGTTTTTTGCGCCTCTTTCGGCCAATTTTTTGTCAAAGAAGTGAGATTTGTAGAGTTTGATAAAGTTTGAACAGAATCTTTCCCACTTGAAGAAACGGTTGTTTTTTCTTTCCAATATATATTGCCAACGATTAAAAGGATAATAGTAGATAGCACGAAAATTGTAGTCATGACCGTGCGCATGGCAACCCCCCAATTCATAGTAAAAATACAAAAATAATGGAAATTAAACAAAAGCCTATAAAAAAGCGAAAATTTTGTTTATACTTGTTAATATTAAAGCGAACGGGAAATGACAAGTTTATTAAAAGTATGACAACTTTAGCACTATTTTACAACCTATTATGCTATAATTTTATCAATAAAAGCAAACTACTAGGAGGAAGTCATGGAAGAGACGATTAGTCTTCGTGAGTTAATGCAAACACTTCGAAAACGTCTGCGACTCATATTCATTATTACATTTTTAGCAGCATTGGTCAGTGGGGTAGTTAGTTATTTTTTCCTAACACCTATTTACCAGACATCTACACAGATTTTGGTTAACCAGTCCAAAAATGAACAGCAATTATACAGTACGAATGAAGTGCAAACGAATTTACAGTTGATTAATACGTACAGTGTGATTATGAAGAGTCCAGCCATCTTAAATAAAGTCATTAAGGAACTAAACCTTGAGATGACAACAGATCAGCTAAACGAAAAAATCACCGTACAAAGTGAGAAAGATTCACAAGTAGTCAATATGTCTGTTCAAGATGAAGACCCAAAACAAGCGGCATTGATTGCGAATAAAACAGCGGAAGTATTCCAAAAAGAAATCGTGAAAATTATGAACATTGATAATGTGACGATTCTAGCAAAGGCGGTCGTGAAGGATGATCTGGCACCGATCAAGCCACAACCGACTTTGAATATCGCTATTGCAGTTGTCGTTGGGTTAATGGCTGGAGTGGGACTAGCCTTCTTACTCGAGTATTTAGATAATACAGTCAAAACAGAACAAGATGTGGAGAATCTATTAGAACTTCCAGTATTAGGAATGGTGACGGCAATTGATGACCAAGAAGTAAGGGAATTTACATCACGATCCCATAAACGTACACGGTTAAGAGGTGGTGAATCCATTGGCTCTTAAGAAGCAAAAAAAGAAGAATCAATTAAGGCGAAAACTGGTGACTAAAACAAATCCGAAATCGCCCATATCGGAACAATATCGGACGATTCGAACGAATATACAGTTTGCCTCTGTAGATGAAGAAATACATACACTGATGGTGACATCCTCGTTACCAGGGGAAGGAAAGTCTACGACTGCCGCTAATCTAGCTGTCGTATTTGCCCAACAAGGGAAACGTGTTTTATTAGTGGATGCAGATTTGCGAAAACCAACGATGCATTACACTTTTCGACTCATGAACACAACAGGACTCACCAATGTGTTGACTAGACAAATTTCATTAACAAAAGCCATCCAGCCCACAGAAGAAGAAAAATTAGACATTTTGGTATCGGGTCCGATTCCACCAAACCCAGCGGAATTATTAAGTTCAAGAGCAATGAAAGAGTTTCTTTCTGACGCACAGAATGATTATGACCTAGTGATTTTTGATACACCACCTGTTTTAGCGGTTACAGATGCACAAGTGTTAGGCAATCTTTGCAATGGAATCGTATTAGTTGTAAAAAGTGGCTCAACAGAAGTCGAATTGGCAACAAAGGCGAAGGAAGCATTAGAAGCGACGCAGGGGAAAGTTTTAGGTGTCGTATTAAATTATAAAAAAACAAAAGAATCTAACCAATATTATTACTATGGTAATGAGTAGAAAGTTTTATAGACTTTAAATACAAACTCCAAATATTATGGTATATTAGAAATAATACTGGGTCGAAGAAAGGGGAGGAAAAGGGATGATTGACATTCATTGTCATATATTACCGGGGATTGACGATGGTGCGGCTACCTATACAGAAAGTCTTGCCATGGCACGAACAGCGGTTAATGAAGGCATTGATACGATCATCGCCACTCCCCATCATCAAAATGGATCCTATGAAAATAAAAAACTAGAGATCATCACCTATGTGGATGAGTTAAATGCCCAATTAAAGCAGGAAGGGATAGGCTTAAAGATTCTTCCAGGACAAGAAAACCGTATTTACGGAGAAATTATCCAAGATTATAATCAGAATGAAATCATCACACTAGGTGGAAATTCCTCTTATCTTTTGATTGAATTTCCCTCAGGATTTATTCCTCAATATGCTGAACAGCTATTATTTGATCTACAAATGAAGGGGCTGTTTCCAATCATTGTTCATCCCGAACGCAACAAAGAATTCATGGAACACCCTGATCGATTGTACAAATTTGTAAAAAATGGAGTCGCTACGCAGATTACTGCTTCAAGCTATACCGGTCATTTCGGCAAAAGAGTCCGGAAATTTACATATCAATTAATTGAAGCTAATTTAACACATTTTATTGCTTCAGATGCCCATAACACAAAAAATCGAACATTTAATATGGCTCAATCGATGGATCTACTAGAGAAGGAATTTGGCTTAGATATGGTCTATTATTTTACGGAAAACGCTGAGCTTGTGATAGATGAGAAACATATTTTTAAAGAACGACCACAACGAATCAAAAGGCGGAAGTTTCTTGGGTTATTTTAACCTAATGTTTAAGGATGGTCAGGTGCAATTCAATCTGACCATTCTCTTTGTAATGATATAAGACCATTGTCATAGTGCATATTATCCGAAATAGGTGATGTCTCTTGACCTTTATCAATAGGG from Oikeobacillus pervagus harbors:
- a CDS encoding CpsD/CapB family tyrosine-protein kinase, which codes for MALKKQKKKNQLRRKLVTKTNPKSPISEQYRTIRTNIQFASVDEEIHTLMVTSSLPGEGKSTTAANLAVVFAQQGKRVLLVDADLRKPTMHYTFRLMNTTGLTNVLTRQISLTKAIQPTEEEKLDILVSGPIPPNPAELLSSRAMKEFLSDAQNDYDLVIFDTPPVLAVTDAQVLGNLCNGIVLVVKSGSTEVELATKAKEALEATQGKVLGVVLNYKKTKESNQYYYYGNE
- a CDS encoding YibE/F family protein → MNVLVCLAGILFLLMIVIGGKKGVRSFIALFLNFGVLFFTVVFMTNPNANPIIITLVASVVISYINLFYINEVNVKTKMAFLSTMMTIVVLFLFIINVSKKAMIQGFGEEEIEELSVFSLYLGVDFVKIGAAVIIMSTIGALTDAAIAISSPMSEVLKHNPMISRKELFQSGINIGRDILGTSANTLFFAFFGGYMALLLWFKDLSYPAGEIANSKIFSAEIITILIAGTGVALIIPITSWITAYFLVSKGRKRKKGDNPPVH
- a CDS encoding tyrosine-protein phosphatase — encoded protein: MIDIHCHILPGIDDGAATYTESLAMARTAVNEGIDTIIATPHHQNGSYENKKLEIITYVDELNAQLKQEGIGLKILPGQENRIYGEIIQDYNQNEIITLGGNSSYLLIEFPSGFIPQYAEQLLFDLQMKGLFPIIVHPERNKEFMEHPDRLYKFVKNGVATQITASSYTGHFGKRVRKFTYQLIEANLTHFIASDAHNTKNRTFNMAQSMDLLEKEFGLDMVYYFTENAELVIDEKHIFKERPQRIKRRKFLGLF
- a CDS encoding SGNH/GDSL hydrolase family protein, encoding MRTVMTTIFVLSTIILLIVGNIYWKEKTTVSSSGKDSVQTLSNSTNLTSLTKNWPKEAQKTFSSALASGKTYKIAIVGSNVVGKDENGWSVKVKKELEEAFEGTIDVSIHSFDLTSLQFIQDHAYEKIVEEKPDLVLFEPFTLKDTGLIRMEDHHENIRIFMEALKKGNKHVVLILQPANPIYNATYYPGNVRDLMQFAKEEKFPYLDHWGKWPDGQSEDIKDYVTEDNLPNEKGHKLWADYLVHYFIAK
- a CDS encoding YveK family protein; this encodes MEETISLRELMQTLRKRLRLIFIITFLAALVSGVVSYFFLTPIYQTSTQILVNQSKNEQQLYSTNEVQTNLQLINTYSVIMKSPAILNKVIKELNLEMTTDQLNEKITVQSEKDSQVVNMSVQDEDPKQAALIANKTAEVFQKEIVKIMNIDNVTILAKAVVKDDLAPIKPQPTLNIAIAVVVGLMAGVGLAFLLEYLDNTVKTEQDVENLLELPVLGMVTAIDDQEVREFTSRSHKRTRLRGGESIGS
- a CDS encoding YibE/F family protein, with amino-acid sequence MKTIVRRIRTLTNKQMSLYILIGLCSVVTLYWVHHNYSFYERPIAKVVQTDLVDTTDVEDMFQHQDRLFTQQIVAELKNGEEKGRLIHLTNEYSSSGAYDQPYRVGNELFVSIEKNNVEQGELTGNIEDVKRDKYVVFVSWIFIFTLLIVGKKQGVFSIISLIVNAVLLSYALDVYIHTSNISLVWICGVTAILFTVISLLLVNGLNEKTYAAIVATLLSTFISLLITYLVMKFTAEKGLRYEEMQFLTRPYKMVFMAGLLVGSLGAIMDVAITMSSSIFELYEKNKQIATNALKASGMEIGKDIMGTMTNILFFAYISGSIPVLILYLKNHSPVSFTLSMNLSLELARALAGGIGIVLTIPIGLYITLFFINRKRAKS
- a CDS encoding thiolase family protein, giving the protein MREVVIVGYARTPIGDYFGSLKDVTAVELGVTALKAAIERAGVQPEDIEEVVGGHIYQAGCKGNTARQVALGANCPVETVASTINQQCASSLRATEILSQEMMLGKVGVGAAIGYESMTNVPYLLPKARSGYRMGNGELVDSLLNDALIDAFQGYHMGITAENLAEQYGISREEQDQYALLSHERASTAMKEEKFKQEIVPVEIKTRKGMVTIDQDEHPNPELSLATLEALRPAFKRDGTVTAGNASSLNDGACALILMTADKAEEYGLKPLARIVASASAAVAPEVMGIGVVPVVEKALNYANLNKEDIGYWELNEAFAAQFLAVNRELKLDLDRVNANGSGISLGHPVGSTGIRLLISLINEMQRRGVQYGCASLCSGGGPAAAMIIERL